A genomic window from Flavobacterium azooxidireducens includes:
- a CDS encoding SH3 domain-containing protein produces the protein METKHGFTKMTIIEFEAWIANLRVGRTILKIQQHHTYIPAYIHFNGTNHFERQLAMKNHHVNHNGWQDIGQHFTIFPDGSVLTGRSLEKSPACITNQNANSICIENFGDFDLGKDVMLQTQKDAIIAVTAALCKRFNLPVNTTSIVYHHWFRLDNGQRTNDNVAKKSCPGTNFFGGNKEQDCITNFLPLVEAKLTGNVIKTDDSAIQKYVVVTANHLNIRTQPKASAPKAADRNPAILGAILRIYGEQNNWYKISNSQSHWVSARYTDEVRRATVKATSLNVRSGGGTNFPKVGSVTKGEEVFIIKEVNNWCQISMEDRWVSKDYLDF, from the coding sequence ATGGAAACAAAACACGGATTTACCAAAATGACCATCATCGAGTTTGAAGCCTGGATAGCCAATTTACGTGTGGGACGCACCATTCTTAAAATTCAGCAACACCACACTTACATTCCCGCTTACATTCATTTTAATGGAACCAATCATTTTGAAAGACAACTAGCCATGAAAAATCATCATGTTAATCATAACGGTTGGCAAGATATTGGACAGCATTTTACTATTTTTCCTGACGGAAGCGTTCTCACAGGAAGAAGTTTAGAAAAGTCACCAGCCTGCATCACAAACCAAAATGCAAATTCCATTTGTATCGAAAATTTTGGAGATTTCGATTTAGGTAAAGATGTAATGCTTCAAACCCAAAAAGACGCAATCATTGCAGTTACAGCAGCTTTGTGTAAAAGATTTAATTTACCTGTAAATACGACATCTATTGTTTATCATCATTGGTTTAGATTAGATAATGGACAGCGAACAAATGATAACGTAGCCAAAAAATCATGCCCGGGAACCAATTTCTTTGGTGGCAACAAAGAACAAGATTGTATCACAAATTTTTTACCTTTAGTAGAAGCAAAACTCACCGGAAATGTAATTAAAACCGATGATTCTGCTATCCAAAAATATGTGGTGGTTACAGCCAATCACTTAAACATTCGAACACAACCGAAGGCATCTGCACCGAAAGCTGCCGACAGAAATCCTGCTATTTTAGGAGCAATTCTTCGCATATATGGAGAACAAAATAATTGGTATAAAATTTCTAATAGCCAATCGCATTGGGTTTCTGCTCGTTACACCGATGAGGTAAGACGAGCTACTGTAAAAGCTACATCTTTAAATGTTAGGAGTGGTGGAGGAACTAATTTCCCAAAAGTGGGTAGTGTTACCAAAGGAGAAGAGGTTTTCATCATTAAAGAAGTAAACAATTGGTGTCAAATTAGCATGGAAGATCGTTGGGTAAGTAAAGATTATTTAGATTTTTAA
- a CDS encoding PoNe immunity protein domain-containing protein: MRDKGNFSELINQLQNRIQKFKQAIISGEAKPERYNDLKGSILIASLEITKAHYSNGADKEVVKQAVLECIPAFEDSFQFVSGFGQYDEMIWLVSMAILCDVSLEDFQRITAILNRDGVNDQLLSFIIKSKEIAWEESNSKVIQEHPYAKATNLNSSQDIKNYLDKVWYQGHSDAAWHDTHKNTKVNCYSGYWAWEAAAIAKIKGIEDSSLKNQKYYPYDAVHW, translated from the coding sequence ATGAGAGATAAAGGAAATTTTTCAGAATTAATTAATCAATTACAAAATAGAATTCAAAAATTTAAACAAGCAATAATCTCAGGAGAAGCAAAACCAGAGAGATATAATGATTTAAAAGGCTCAATATTAATTGCATCTTTAGAAATTACTAAAGCCCACTATTCAAATGGAGCAGACAAAGAGGTTGTAAAACAAGCTGTTTTAGAATGTATCCCCGCATTTGAAGACAGTTTCCAATTTGTAAGTGGTTTTGGTCAATATGATGAAATGATTTGGCTTGTATCAATGGCTATTTTATGCGATGTTTCATTAGAAGATTTTCAAAGGATAACTGCCATTTTAAATCGCGATGGAGTCAATGATCAATTACTTAGTTTTATCATTAAATCTAAAGAAATTGCATGGGAGGAGAGTAATTCAAAAGTAATTCAAGAACATCCTTATGCCAAAGCAACAAATTTAAATTCATCTCAAGACATCAAAAATTATCTTGACAAAGTTTGGTATCAAGGTCATAGTGATGCAGCATGGCATGATACCCATAAAAACACAAAAGTGAATTGCTATTCAGGTTATTGGGCCTGGGAAGCCGCTGCGATAGCCAAGATAAAAGGCATAGAGGATTCATCACTCAAGAATCAAAAATATTATCCTTATGATGCTGTACATTGGTAA
- the lpxK gene encoding tetraacyldisaccharide 4'-kinase has product MILLRKILFPFAILYGLITAIRNWFYDKGILKSYSFSVPIIAVGNLSVGGTGKTPQIEYLIRLLLPNYKIAVLSRGYKRKSSGFLLAEYSSTAETLGDEPFQLHQKFPTIQVAVDANRKNGIEQLLTLQNKPDIILLDDAFQHRKVKAGFYILLTAYNDLYADDFILPTGNLRESRSGAKRANIIVVTKCPSTLSEADQTNIRQKLKLSANQQLYFSAIQYDEILYSETENRTVASLLNTDKLLVAGIAKPKPFFNHLQDGNDEELEFPDHHDFTEIDIQTIQKKSKNKPIITTEKDFVRLKGKVNAAQLFYLPIQSVFLSNGENFNKQINNYVEQSTRNRSVS; this is encoded by the coding sequence ATGATTCTTTTGCGAAAAATACTCTTCCCCTTTGCCATTCTCTATGGTTTGATCACCGCCATTCGCAATTGGTTTTATGATAAAGGAATTCTAAAATCGTATTCATTTTCTGTTCCTATAATTGCCGTTGGAAACCTAAGTGTGGGCGGAACCGGCAAAACACCACAAATAGAATATTTAATTCGATTACTTCTGCCAAATTATAAAATAGCCGTTTTAAGCAGAGGTTACAAACGTAAATCATCCGGATTTTTATTAGCAGAATATTCATCAACAGCTGAAACATTGGGAGACGAACCATTTCAACTCCATCAAAAATTTCCAACCATTCAAGTGGCTGTAGATGCTAATCGTAAAAACGGAATTGAGCAATTGTTAACTTTACAAAACAAACCTGATATCATTTTGCTTGACGATGCTTTTCAACACCGCAAAGTAAAAGCCGGTTTCTATATTTTGCTCACCGCTTACAACGATTTGTATGCCGATGATTTCATTTTGCCTACCGGAAATCTACGCGAAAGTAGAAGTGGAGCAAAACGTGCAAATATCATAGTGGTCACCAAATGTCCGTCAACTCTTTCCGAAGCTGACCAAACTAATATTCGTCAAAAATTAAAGCTTTCGGCAAATCAACAACTTTATTTTTCGGCTATTCAGTACGATGAAATTTTGTATTCCGAAACTGAAAATCGTACAGTTGCTTCACTACTAAACACCGATAAATTATTAGTTGCCGGAATTGCCAAACCCAAACCATTTTTCAACCATTTGCAAGATGGCAACGATGAGGAATTGGAATTTCCCGACCACCACGATTTTACTGAAATTGACATCCAAACCATACAAAAAAAATCAAAAAATAAACCCATTATTACCACCGAAAAAGATTTCGTTCGGCTAAAAGGAAAAGTAAATGCGGCACAATTATTCTATTTGCCCATTCAAAGTGTTTTTCTTTCCAACGGCGAAAATTTCAATAAACAAATAAACAATTATGTGGAACAAAGTACAAGAAACCGTTCAGTTTCTTAA
- a CDS encoding ATP-binding protein codes for MKYFTLVFLFLTISVFSQTKSSSDDEEELDSTNYFIELANFHKKNNNYRSSQDYIQKAIEFAETKKDYQAQADAYSFLGNVYFELKKYADAIQTYNKSISLYKSQKPSSNQAYTIYNLGLCYIERKEYSKAEYYFKEAEKIYETIEIPEAKEMINLQKGIVYRAKGENQLALSILSTVIVNPDEEDHFKTKAEALYQIGLIEAEDNRYNLALNYLNKALDLSSKNKNLELKANVARTLSEVYEKMIDVDNSFKYMKQHLRIRDSIQELNSKRIGTEDFLSFKEAERLKSIDQMDRENKEQQRANKFSKLISILSIALISILSLLSLSLYKNNIIRSQSNKLLQDKNSELQLAKDKAEKASKARAEFLSTVSHELRTPLNAINGITHLLIEENPKKSQLQYLTSLKFSGDYLLTFINDILEINRVESENIEIESINVNVKQLLSDLYNSFKDLASKNNNDFELELDETIPDNLIGDPTKLSQIFINLINNALKFTKNGKVNVSAKIMKNENDISSIRFEISDTGIGIPLEKQQTIFESFSQGSVEINRKYGGTGLGLAIVKRLVNLLGGEIKLTSAEGIGSTFSFDVDFELGQQTFVEVKKQYDESVFAFKKVLVVEDNKINQMITKKMLENKEIACELIDNGEDAIEMIRNNGYDLVLMDVHLPGINGTIATERIREFNKKLPIIALTAISLNENREMLLSFGMNDVVTKPFNPDNFYKVIAQQLG; via the coding sequence ATGAAATATTTTACATTAGTATTCCTTTTTCTAACTATATCGGTTTTTTCTCAAACAAAATCTTCTTCGGATGATGAGGAAGAGTTAGACAGTACTAACTATTTTATAGAACTGGCTAATTTTCATAAAAAAAACAACAATTACAGAAGTTCACAAGACTATATTCAAAAAGCAATTGAATTTGCTGAAACTAAAAAAGATTATCAAGCTCAAGCTGATGCCTATTCCTTTTTAGGAAATGTATATTTTGAATTAAAAAAATATGCCGATGCCATTCAAACCTATAACAAAAGCATTTCACTCTACAAAAGTCAAAAACCTTCCTCTAATCAAGCGTATACCATTTATAATCTAGGTTTATGCTACATTGAACGAAAAGAATATTCTAAAGCGGAATATTATTTTAAAGAAGCCGAAAAAATCTATGAAACCATAGAAATTCCGGAAGCTAAAGAAATGATTAACCTGCAAAAAGGTATTGTTTATCGTGCCAAAGGCGAAAATCAATTGGCTTTATCCATTTTAAGCACGGTAATCGTTAATCCGGATGAAGAAGATCATTTTAAAACCAAAGCCGAAGCATTGTATCAAATTGGTTTGATTGAAGCAGAAGACAATCGCTACAACCTTGCTTTAAATTACTTAAATAAAGCGTTGGATTTAAGTTCAAAAAACAAAAATTTAGAACTAAAAGCCAATGTTGCCCGAACGTTGAGTGAAGTGTATGAAAAAATGATTGATGTTGACAATTCATTCAAATACATGAAACAACACCTACGAATCAGAGATAGTATTCAGGAATTAAACAGTAAAAGAATTGGAACGGAAGATTTTTTAAGTTTTAAAGAAGCCGAGCGTTTAAAGTCGATTGACCAAATGGATCGCGAAAACAAAGAGCAACAACGAGCCAACAAATTTTCTAAATTGATTAGTATTTTAAGTATTGCTCTGATTTCGATTTTGTCGTTATTGAGTTTGTCGTTGTATAAAAATAATATTATCCGAAGTCAATCGAACAAACTATTGCAAGACAAAAACAGTGAACTCCAATTAGCGAAAGACAAAGCAGAAAAAGCATCAAAAGCCAGAGCAGAATTTTTATCGACAGTGAGTCATGAATTGCGAACGCCTTTGAATGCTATTAACGGAATCACGCATTTACTGATTGAAGAAAATCCGAAAAAGTCGCAGTTGCAGTATCTTACTTCGCTTAAATTTTCAGGAGATTATTTGCTTACGTTTATCAATGATATTTTAGAAATTAACCGTGTTGAAAGTGAAAATATTGAAATTGAAAGCATTAATGTGAACGTTAAACAACTGTTGAGCGATTTGTATAATTCTTTCAAAGATTTAGCAAGCAAAAACAATAATGATTTTGAATTAGAATTAGACGAAACCATTCCGGATAATTTGATTGGCGACCCAACAAAACTTTCGCAGATTTTTATTAATTTGATTAATAATGCGTTGAAGTTTACCAAAAACGGAAAAGTAAATGTTTCGGCTAAAATCATGAAAAACGAAAATGATATTTCTTCGATTCGTTTTGAAATTTCAGATACGGGAATCGGAATTCCGTTAGAGAAACAACAAACTATTTTTGAGAGTTTTTCGCAAGGTTCAGTTGAAATTAACCGAAAATACGGCGGTACCGGTTTGGGATTAGCTATCGTAAAACGACTTGTAAATTTATTGGGTGGCGAAATCAAGCTCACGAGTGCAGAAGGAATTGGTTCTACTTTTTCGTTTGATGTTGATTTTGAATTGGGTCAGCAAACGTTTGTGGAAGTTAAGAAACAATATGACGAAAGTGTCTTTGCTTTCAAAAAAGTGTTGGTTGTTGAAGACAATAAAATCAATCAAATGATTACCAAAAAAATGTTGGAAAACAAAGAAATTGCTTGTGAACTCATTGACAACGGTGAAGATGCCATTGAAATGATTCGCAACAACGGCTACGATCTTGTTTTGATGGATGTTCACCTTCCCGGCATAAACGGAACGATTGCCACCGAACGCATAAGAGAGTTCAACAAGAAGCTTCCTATTATTGCATTAACGGCTATTTCGTTGAACGAAAACCGAGAAATGTTACTTTCTTTTGGGATGAATGATGTGGTCACTAAGCCTTTTAATCCGGATAATTTTTATAAAGTAATTGCTCAGCAGTTGGGTTAG
- a CDS encoding PoNe immunity protein domain-containing protein — translation MRDKGNFSELINILKEDIQYYQKAIISGEAKPERYNDIKGSILIASLEITKAHYSNGADKEVVKQAVLECIPAFEDSFQFVSGFGQYDEMIWLVSMAILCDVSLEDFQRITAILNRDGVNDQLLSFIIKSKEITWEESNSKVIQEHPYAKATNLNTAQDIKNYLDKVWYQGHSDAAWHDTHKNTKVNCYSGYWAWEAAAIAKIKGIEDSSLKTQKYYPYDAVHW, via the coding sequence ATGAGAGATAAAGGAAATTTTTCAGAGTTAATCAATATTTTGAAAGAGGATATTCAATATTATCAAAAAGCAATAATTTCAGGAGAAGCAAAACCAGAGAGATATAATGATATAAAAGGCTCAATATTAATTGCATCTTTAGAAATTACTAAAGCCCACTATTCAAATGGAGCAGACAAAGAGGTTGTAAAACAAGCTGTTTTAGAATGTATCCCCGCATTTGAAGACAGTTTCCAATTTGTAAGTGGTTTTGGTCAATATGATGAAATGATTTGGCTTGTTTCAATGGCTATTTTATGCGATGTTTCATTAGAAGATTTTCAAAGGATAACTGCCATTTTAAATCGCGATGGAGTCAATGATCAATTACTTAGTTTTATCATTAAATCTAAAGAAATCACATGGGAGGAGAGTAATTCAAAAGTAATTCAAGAACATCCTTATGCCAAAGCAACAAATTTAAATACAGCTCAAGACATTAAAAATTATCTTGACAAAGTTTGGTATCAAGGACATAGTGATGCTGCGTGGCATGATACCCATAAAAACACAAAAGTGAATTGCTATTCAGGTTATTGGGCTTGGGAAGCCGCTGCGATAGCCAAGATAAAAGGCATTGAGGATTCATCACTCAAAACTCAAAAATATTATCCTTATGATGCTGTACATTGGTAA
- a CDS encoding SMI1/KNR4 family protein, giving the protein MIKISDSDKKISISDITEFEIKSGLLLPENYKKFLLKFNGGVLYDYHRFLSSFNSVKYSENNTSLEESYEIYCKLNKDLDVNFLPIAASHSDNPITLFLQEGENYGKIFIFYLDRDEEPEIVANSLEELLEVNSIDEI; this is encoded by the coding sequence ATGATAAAAATAAGCGATTCCGACAAAAAAATTTCTATCAGTGATATTACTGAGTTTGAAATAAAATCAGGTTTATTGTTGCCTGAAAATTATAAAAAATTTCTATTAAAGTTTAATGGGGGTGTATTATATGATTACCATCGGTTTTTAAGTAGTTTTAATAGTGTCAAGTATAGTGAAAACAATACCTCTTTAGAGGAAAGCTATGAAATTTATTGTAAGTTAAATAAAGATTTGGATGTTAATTTTTTACCAATTGCGGCATCACACAGTGATAATCCAATTACATTATTTTTACAAGAAGGAGAAAATTATGGTAAAATTTTCATATTTTACTTAGACAGAGACGAAGAGCCTGAAATTGTTGCTAATTCACTTGAAGAGCTATTGGAGGTGAATAGTATAGACGAGATTTAA
- a CDS encoding HNH endonuclease has product MTGSDYYDKVLATELSEISLKDIKGKYTWHHLDDYDPITNTCTMQLVEMNIHRACSSHIGAVEIVKNVYPEANLYSNR; this is encoded by the coding sequence ATGACAGGGAGTGATTATTACGATAAAGTTTTGGCTACGGAATTATCTGAAATATCTTTGAAAGATATTAAAGGTAAATACACTTGGCATCATCTAGATGATTACGACCCTATTACAAATACTTGCACAATGCAATTAGTTGAAATGAATATTCATAGAGCTTGCTCATCACATATTGGTGCGGTTGAAATAGTTAAAAATGTTTATCCTGAAGCAAATCTTTACTCAAACAGATAA
- the gap gene encoding type I glyceraldehyde-3-phosphate dehydrogenase, with product MKTKIAINGFGRIGRNLFRLLLNHPTIEVVAINDIADTRTMSHLLKYDSIHGVLPNEVTFDEEHIFVDGKPYSFFRKKNIADLNWQSVDFVIESTGKFKTYEEAYQHISAGAKKVILSAPPEDDQIKTVVLGVNESILDGSEVIISNASCTTNNAAPMIKIIDELCGIEQAYITTVHSYTTDQSLHDQPHKDLRRARGAAQSIVPTTTGAAKALTKIFPKLDGKLGGSGIRVPVPDGSLTDITCYVSRAVSIEEINAAFLKASQTNLKGILAYTEDPIVSVDIIGNQHSCLFDAQLTSVIDKMVKVVGWYDNEIGYSSRIIDLIGYISNK from the coding sequence TTGAAAACAAAAATAGCCATCAACGGTTTTGGAAGAATTGGAAGAAATTTATTCCGATTATTGCTCAATCATCCCACGATTGAAGTGGTAGCCATAAACGATATTGCCGATACGAGAACCATGTCGCATTTACTGAAGTATGACAGTATTCACGGTGTTTTGCCAAACGAAGTTACTTTTGATGAAGAACATATTTTTGTGGATGGAAAACCGTATTCCTTTTTTAGAAAAAAAAATATCGCCGATTTGAATTGGCAGTCTGTTGATTTTGTGATTGAAAGTACCGGAAAATTTAAAACTTACGAAGAAGCCTATCAACATATTTCTGCCGGAGCCAAAAAAGTTATTCTCTCTGCTCCACCCGAAGATGATCAAATAAAAACAGTTGTTTTAGGTGTGAATGAATCAATTTTAGATGGTTCCGAAGTGATTATTTCCAACGCAAGCTGCACAACCAATAATGCTGCTCCGATGATTAAAATTATTGACGAGTTATGCGGAATTGAGCAAGCCTATATCACAACTGTTCACTCCTACACCACCGATCAAAGTTTGCATGACCAACCACACAAAGATTTACGAAGAGCTCGTGGTGCAGCTCAATCAATTGTTCCAACCACAACCGGAGCTGCAAAAGCGTTGACTAAAATTTTTCCGAAATTGGATGGAAAATTAGGCGGAAGTGGCATTCGTGTTCCTGTACCCGATGGTTCTTTGACAGATATTACTTGCTATGTTTCCAGAGCCGTTTCGATTGAAGAAATTAATGCTGCTTTTCTAAAAGCATCGCAAACAAATCTTAAAGGAATCCTTGCTTACACTGAAGATCCCATCGTTTCAGTTGATATAATTGGCAATCAACATTCATGTCTTTTTGATGCTCAACTGACTTCTGTTATTGACAAAATGGTAAAAGTAGTAGGATGGTATGATAACGAAATTGGATATTCGTCAAGAATTATTGACTTAATTGGGTATATTTCAAATAAATAG
- a CDS encoding polymorphic toxin-type HINT domain-containing protein → MFKYISALENYFFQSINFLWFYSFRRFRFFVSLANPGNWESFVEGFKKFFSEIWSTLKTLIAAYFKKFTVAQNPIDFIKIFVEEITGIAIELFLLYVSLGVSATKKIAEGLERLLKNPKATVEDWMDYFKKRKKEDVDEKPIDKALDDIEKLKTAQKMWDELEYKHLLEIPPSKKPCFLAGTMVKTEKGLVPIEEVMVGQKIYAYNFEIKRTELKSVTQIFRNKTEKFVRIGIKDDFIEATGQHRFWLPEENRWEMANSLKKGIKLLNSGGKIIIISSIEVLSEVVDTYNLEVEDHHNYFVGIDEVLTHNKTRTSIFASTDLIDVEFYKLVDVDSIDKYVGQTIQGVGNRFQQHEYEYKKNPSKKQWMKDVDTVTRLRINGSLGPYKMTPYEAAVTELYEINIRGGVRKGNNGLYNKQKPIGKKKFEQFKKLGTFNPCKFYV, encoded by the coding sequence TTGTTTAAATATATTAGTGCTTTAGAAAACTATTTTTTTCAAAGCATTAACTTCTTGTGGTTTTATTCTTTTAGAAGGTTTCGCTTTTTTGTTTCCTTAGCCAATCCCGGTAATTGGGAAAGTTTTGTAGAAGGATTTAAGAAGTTTTTTAGTGAAATTTGGTCCACCCTAAAAACGTTAATAGCAGCTTATTTCAAAAAGTTCACCGTAGCCCAAAACCCTATCGATTTCATCAAAATCTTTGTAGAAGAAATAACCGGCATTGCGATAGAATTATTTTTGTTGTATGTTTCATTAGGCGTATCAGCAACAAAAAAAATTGCAGAAGGTTTAGAACGATTACTCAAAAACCCAAAAGCAACGGTTGAGGATTGGATGGATTATTTTAAGAAGAGGAAGAAGGAGGATGTTGATGAAAAACCAATTGACAAAGCATTAGATGATATAGAAAAATTAAAAACAGCACAAAAAATGTGGGACGAATTAGAATATAAACATTTATTGGAAATACCGCCAAGTAAAAAACCTTGTTTTCTAGCTGGTACAATGGTTAAAACAGAAAAGGGATTAGTTCCTATTGAAGAAGTTATGGTTGGTCAAAAAATCTATGCTTATAATTTTGAAATTAAAAGAACAGAATTAAAATCGGTAACTCAAATTTTTAGAAATAAAACAGAAAAGTTTGTTCGAATAGGAATTAAAGACGATTTTATTGAAGCAACCGGACAACATCGTTTTTGGCTACCGGAAGAAAACCGATGGGAAATGGCTAATAGCTTAAAAAAAGGGATTAAACTGCTAAATTCAGGAGGTAAAATTATTATTATTTCATCAATTGAAGTTCTTTCAGAGGTTGTTGATACATACAATTTAGAAGTCGAAGACCATCATAATTATTTTGTTGGTATTGATGAGGTACTTACCCATAATAAAACCCGAACTTCTATTTTTGCTAGTACCGATTTGATTGATGTGGAGTTTTATAAATTAGTAGATGTTGATAGTATAGATAAATATGTGGGACAGACAATACAAGGTGTCGGTAATAGATTTCAACAACATGAATATGAATATAAAAAGAATCCATCAAAAAAACAGTGGATGAAAGATGTCGATACCGTAACTAGATTGAGAATTAATGGAAGTCTAGGGCCTTATAAAATGACCCCATATGAAGCAGCGGTCACAGAATTATATGAAATAAATATAAGAGGAGGTGTTAGAAAAGGAAATAATGGACTATATAACAAACAAAAACCAATTGGGAAGAAGAAATTTGAGCAATTCAAAAAGTTGGGAACATTTAATCCGTGTAAATTTTATGTTTAG
- a CDS encoding SMI1/KNR4 family protein, which produces MKPKDQLELILSNQYKSEDGDSYKVELLDGISDSEIENLKRQLPNNYLPKEIEELLKFSKGFEFYGLEEVRFDAFNHFGFEELFPNSIQLAGDGFGNFLILDIDSKGNWNSVYYVCHDPAVIVKHSENLAEFIKHVDEFGQKGNQSNLDIIHEKTVMEIWNEKVGIMEKNEKDYNFENGQIQLPEIFLVADLTNKPIRTGFPWGKSGPKTKIVRPTDEPIWIVEKRVKQSFLSRLFGRKK; this is translated from the coding sequence ATGAAACCGAAAGATCAATTAGAATTAATCCTTTCAAACCAATATAAATCAGAAGATGGAGATTCGTATAAGGTTGAATTGTTGGATGGAATATCTGATAGTGAAATAGAAAACCTCAAAAGACAACTCCCAAATAACTACTTACCGAAAGAAATTGAAGAACTATTAAAATTTAGTAAAGGATTTGAGTTCTATGGACTTGAAGAAGTCCGTTTTGACGCTTTCAATCATTTCGGATTTGAAGAATTGTTTCCAAACTCAATCCAACTAGCAGGAGATGGATTTGGGAATTTTTTGATTTTAGATATTGACTCAAAGGGAAATTGGAATTCAGTTTACTATGTGTGTCATGACCCAGCTGTAATTGTAAAACACTCTGAAAATTTAGCTGAGTTCATAAAACACGTTGACGAGTTCGGACAAAAAGGGAATCAATCCAACTTGGACATTATTCACGAGAAAACCGTAATGGAGATTTGGAATGAAAAAGTCGGAATAATGGAAAAAAACGAAAAGGACTATAACTTTGAAAATGGGCAAATTCAGCTACCAGAAATATTTTTAGTGGCAGACTTGACCAATAAACCAATACGAACAGGATTTCCCTGGGGTAAATCAGGCCCAAAAACAAAAATTGTAAGACCAACTGACGAGCCAATTTGGATTGTCGAAAAACGAGTTAAACAAAGTTTTCTATCAAGACTATTCGGTAGAAAGAAATAA
- a CDS encoding purine-nucleoside phosphorylase — translation MWNKVQETVQFLKEKTNYTPEFGIILGSGLGTFTQDIDIEFTIPYSEIPNFPVSTVQGHKGALVFGKIGNKSVVAMQGRFHFYEGYDMKTVTFPVRVMKYLGVQKLIVSNASGGVNPNYKVGDVVVIKDHINLFPDHPLRGTNDERFGPRFVNMSEPYSRTMIQKAKEIAQQNTIELKDGIYLGLQGPTFETLAEYKMVKILGADCVGMSTVPEVIVARHMEVDCLGISVITDMGDEENIHEVNHQEVLEAARKAEPKVRKLIKEFILNF, via the coding sequence ATGTGGAACAAAGTACAAGAAACCGTTCAGTTTCTTAAAGAAAAAACCAATTATACTCCCGAATTCGGCATCATTCTCGGCTCCGGTTTGGGCACATTTACACAAGATATCGACATCGAATTTACCATTCCTTATTCCGAAATACCCAACTTTCCTGTTTCCACCGTGCAAGGTCACAAAGGTGCGTTAGTTTTCGGTAAAATTGGAAATAAAAGTGTGGTAGCCATGCAAGGACGTTTCCATTTTTATGAAGGCTACGACATGAAAACAGTGACTTTTCCTGTCCGTGTCATGAAGTATTTAGGCGTTCAAAAACTCATTGTTTCCAATGCGTCCGGCGGCGTGAATCCAAATTACAAAGTGGGCGATGTGGTCGTTATCAAAGATCATATCAATCTATTTCCCGATCATCCGTTGCGAGGAACAAACGATGAACGTTTCGGACCGCGATTCGTCAACATGAGCGAACCGTACTCTCGAACCATGATTCAAAAAGCCAAAGAAATTGCTCAACAAAATACTATTGAACTCAAAGACGGCATCTATTTAGGTCTGCAAGGGCCAACTTTTGAAACCCTTGCCGAATACAAAATGGTCAAAATTCTAGGTGCCGATTGCGTCGGAATGTCCACCGTGCCCGAAGTCATCGTTGCCCGTCACATGGAAGTCGATTGCCTCGGAATTTCGGTTATTACCGACATGGGTGATGAAGAAAACATCCACGAAGTCAACCACCAAGAAGTCCTTGAAGCCGCCCGAAAAGCCGAACCAAAAGTTCGAAAATTAATCAAAGAATTTATTCTGAATTTTTAG